The Methylacidimicrobium sp. B4 genome contains a region encoding:
- the pyrF gene encoding orotidine-5'-phosphate decarboxylase, with amino-acid sequence MSSLPLVDGLIVALDLFEVKTALSLARRLSEYVSWFKVGSQLFLRGGPHVVEELRALGARVFLDLKFHDIPATVGRAVEACVRMEVGFLTVHALGGRRMLTAAAEAAVGSGTQILAVTVLTSLEEEELSEVGLSGGIPGRVCSLAALAGECGVPGIVCSARELTSLREAGIRPEVIVTPGIRLAERQGDDQRRTVSPREAFALGATHIVVGRPVLESADPVKLVRNLLQVGK; translated from the coding sequence GTGTCCTCCCTGCCCTTAGTGGATGGGCTCATCGTGGCCTTGGATCTCTTCGAGGTGAAGACGGCGCTCTCCCTCGCGCGCCGACTGAGCGAGTATGTCAGTTGGTTCAAGGTGGGAAGTCAACTCTTCTTGCGCGGCGGGCCGCATGTCGTCGAGGAGCTCCGGGCGCTGGGGGCGCGAGTCTTCCTCGATCTCAAGTTTCACGACATCCCGGCTACGGTCGGCCGGGCCGTCGAAGCTTGCGTGCGGATGGAAGTGGGCTTCCTGACCGTTCATGCCCTCGGGGGAAGGCGAATGCTGACGGCCGCCGCCGAGGCCGCGGTGGGCAGCGGGACCCAGATCCTCGCGGTGACCGTGCTGACGAGCCTCGAGGAGGAGGAACTTTCCGAGGTCGGCCTGAGCGGCGGCATCCCCGGACGGGTCTGCTCCTTGGCGGCGCTCGCCGGAGAATGTGGCGTTCCCGGCATCGTCTGTTCGGCCCGCGAGCTCACTTCCCTGCGGGAGGCCGGCATCCGGCCGGAAGTGATCGTGACCCCGGGGATCCGGCTCGCGGAGCGGCAAGGAGATGATCAGCGCCGCACCGTCTCCCCCCGTGAGGCGTTTGCCCTGGGAGCTACCCACATTGTCGTCGGCCGGCCCGTGCTCGAATCGGCGGACCCGGTCAAGTTGGTGCGGAACTTGCTTCAAGTGGGGAAATGA
- a CDS encoding radical SAM protein: MDASSTDAPCQEPAVVVNEIFHSIQGESSFAGEPCVFIRLTGCDLRCRWCDTTYAFLEGKRLPLSLLLPEVERFGCGLVEVTGGEPLLQKNSRILLRRLCDAGYTVLLETSGAHSIAGIDPRVHRIVDCKCPSSGESSRNLAANLELLGPRDEVKFVIGTEEDYRWAQARLHDAAWARVVRAVHFSPVQGELSLEILAGWLLRDRLPVRLGFQLHKLIWDPGRRGV, encoded by the coding sequence ATGGATGCATCCTCCACCGATGCGCCCTGCCAAGAACCGGCAGTCGTGGTCAACGAGATCTTCCACAGCATCCAAGGGGAGAGCAGCTTCGCAGGCGAGCCGTGCGTCTTTATCCGTCTGACAGGATGCGATCTCCGCTGCCGCTGGTGTGATACGACCTATGCCTTTTTGGAAGGGAAGCGGCTACCTCTGAGCCTGCTCTTGCCGGAAGTGGAGCGCTTCGGCTGCGGGCTCGTCGAGGTGACCGGCGGAGAGCCTCTCCTGCAGAAAAACAGCCGCATCCTCCTCCGCCGGCTCTGCGATGCGGGATACACCGTGCTCCTGGAAACCAGTGGAGCCCACTCGATCGCCGGGATCGATCCGCGGGTGCACCGCATCGTCGATTGCAAGTGCCCCTCGAGCGGGGAGTCCTCTCGGAATCTCGCCGCCAATTTGGAGCTGCTGGGACCGCGGGACGAGGTGAAGTTTGTGATCGGCACCGAAGAGGACTATCGTTGGGCGCAAGCGCGGCTCCACGATGCCGCGTGGGCGAGGGTGGTTCGGGCCGTCCACTTTTCGCCCGTGCAGGGCGAGCTCTCCCTGGAAATCCTGGCCGGATGGCTGCTCCGCGACCGCCTGCCCGTCCGCCTGGGCTTTCAGCTCCACAAGCTCATCTGGGATCCCGGCCGCCGAGGAGTATGA
- a CDS encoding proteasome subunit alpha has protein sequence METIGVSAGAQTGDFFAVLRSRNLLFPEGKGVVAGGAALPMPESTTVLSFHYRDGVIVAGDRRATMGHTVIHDRADKVIEIDRSTVMAIAGAPATAYEIARVLQHSFEYYRRSQLQPLSLDAKVRMVGKLLKENLAMTLQGVGVVVPVLALVDPLGKGGPKIFFYDALGAQFEAVDFAVSGSGSPAARSVLQYLNRWSGSPPAERTEEEAILLALQLLDVAAESDTATGGIDRRTRIYPQIKLIRKAGVRSIAEEQLGRLLPAEA, from the coding sequence GTGGAGACCATCGGTGTCTCAGCCGGGGCGCAGACGGGCGATTTCTTTGCCGTGCTCCGGTCGAGGAATCTCCTTTTCCCCGAAGGGAAGGGGGTGGTGGCGGGGGGTGCTGCGCTCCCGATGCCGGAGTCGACGACCGTGCTCAGCTTTCATTATCGGGACGGGGTCATCGTCGCGGGAGATCGGCGAGCCACGATGGGGCACACGGTCATTCATGATCGAGCGGACAAGGTAATCGAGATCGACCGTTCGACGGTCATGGCGATCGCGGGGGCTCCGGCGACCGCCTATGAGATTGCCCGCGTCCTCCAGCACTCCTTCGAGTACTACCGCCGGAGCCAGCTCCAGCCCTTGTCGCTCGATGCCAAGGTGAGGATGGTCGGGAAGCTGCTCAAGGAGAACCTTGCGATGACCCTGCAAGGGGTCGGGGTCGTGGTTCCCGTCCTCGCCCTGGTCGATCCCCTGGGCAAGGGGGGTCCGAAGATCTTCTTTTACGACGCCCTGGGCGCGCAATTCGAAGCGGTCGACTTCGCCGTCTCGGGCTCCGGATCTCCGGCGGCCCGCAGCGTCCTCCAATACCTCAACCGGTGGAGCGGTTCGCCTCCGGCCGAGCGCACGGAGGAGGAGGCAATCCTCCTGGCCCTCCAGCTCTTGGACGTTGCGGCGGAATCCGACACCGCCACGGGGGGCATCGACCGGCGCACGCGGATCTACCCGCAGATAAAATTGATCCGGAAGGCCGGCGTTCGGTCGATCGCGGAGGAGCAGCTGGGCCGTCTCCTCCCGGCGGAGGCCTGA
- the ispE gene encoding 4-(cytidine 5'-diphospho)-2-C-methyl-D-erythritol kinase, translating to MSPSTKGREDTSRGIELFAPAKINLDLRILGRRTDGFHEISTRMAPVSLGDRLRVRAHPGREFTFRCDDPRIPAGEENLVCRATRLFGESFGLSCGLTISLEKRLPSGAGLGGGSSDAAATLLALRTLLGYPSSRDALLPLAASLGSDVPFFLLQRPALCQGRGEIVSPEPWVGPGHGLLLFPGFSVSTPWAYQAYAANPRPGEERGAPPWGPVRNDLEPAVFEKYLWIATARDWLQREAGAALAMMSGSGSSVFGLWERAPDPEIVTRARLFLGVDAWIKPFVILGGEVSTDLGAFLP from the coding sequence ATGAGCCCATCCACTAAGGGCAGGGAGGACACCTCGCGTGGTATTGAACTCTTCGCTCCCGCGAAAATCAACCTCGACCTGCGGATCCTCGGCCGCCGCACCGACGGATTCCATGAGATCTCGACCCGGATGGCCCCGGTCTCGCTCGGCGACCGGCTCCGCGTCCGCGCGCATCCGGGACGGGAATTTACCTTTCGCTGCGACGACCCGCGAATACCAGCGGGAGAGGAGAACCTGGTCTGCCGGGCCACCCGCCTCTTCGGCGAATCCTTCGGTCTCTCGTGCGGCCTGACGATCTCTCTGGAAAAGCGGCTCCCCTCGGGAGCCGGCCTGGGGGGAGGCAGCAGCGATGCGGCCGCGACCCTCCTGGCTCTCCGCACCCTCCTCGGCTATCCCTCATCCCGAGATGCCCTCCTGCCCCTGGCAGCCTCCTTGGGAAGCGACGTGCCCTTCTTCCTCCTCCAAAGGCCCGCGCTCTGCCAGGGCCGCGGGGAGATCGTCTCACCCGAACCGTGGGTCGGCCCCGGCCACGGCCTCCTCCTTTTCCCCGGGTTTTCGGTGTCGACTCCCTGGGCCTACCAAGCCTATGCCGCAAATCCCCGCCCTGGGGAGGAACGAGGAGCCCCTCCCTGGGGGCCGGTTCGGAACGACCTGGAGCCGGCCGTCTTCGAAAAGTATCTGTGGATCGCCACCGCCCGGGATTGGCTCCAAAGGGAAGCGGGAGCCGCCCTTGCCATGATGAGCGGCAGCGGGAGCTCGGTCTTCGGGTTGTGGGAGCGCGCTCCCGATCCGGAGATCGTGACGCGCGCCCGGCTTTTCCTTGGGGTGGATGCCTGGATCAAACCGTTCGTGATCCTCGGCGGAGAGGTTTCGACTGACCTCGGGGCTTTTCTTCCTTGA
- a CDS encoding AAA family ATPase translates to MPLSFENLESASALQVVDLIGQSLSFDAVSREAFFYLRRRVAELEETSEQAHQALEKLNEAVEKLSAPANRVGTLLGLPKKDIALVVQGGTEFYCLIDPRLAHETLLVGTRVLLNEAFAVVGDLGFDFSGPVVKVLDVLPDNRLRVGHEGVGGSFVVIRSTPLAKERIKAGLEIRIDGFSRVALEVVATSRTKHRLLDQVPELPWEKIGGQKEAVGAVRDAVELPFLHADLFAKYHHHVPKGFLLHGPPGCGKTLLGKATAYNLTRQLRERTGEERKEFFLHVKGPEILNMWVGESERQVRDLFEQARELAREGFLPFIFIDEAESILGTRRAGRFNSILNTLVPMFCAEMDGIESMREVVIILASNRADLIDPAILRPGRIDRKIKVNRPDRAGSGEIYRIYLHADLPYAPELLKQAGEDRQKAIDLLVEGVLDAQFARAEENRFLEITYRSGRKEYLYRGDLISGAIIASIVERAKELAIKRAISDPSDHGLRLEDLLTALDIEYLENDIFPPSDITEDWLKLVDCDPQNVVRLAPVVRREGGTMRQVV, encoded by the coding sequence ATGCCTTTGTCTTTCGAAAACTTGGAGTCGGCCTCCGCTCTGCAGGTCGTCGACCTGATCGGCCAATCACTCTCCTTCGACGCGGTTTCGCGGGAGGCGTTCTTCTACCTGCGGCGCCGGGTCGCCGAGCTCGAGGAGACGAGCGAGCAGGCCCACCAGGCCCTGGAAAAGCTCAACGAGGCGGTCGAGAAGCTCTCCGCCCCGGCGAACCGCGTGGGCACCCTCCTTGGCCTCCCCAAGAAAGACATCGCGCTGGTGGTCCAGGGTGGCACCGAATTCTACTGCCTGATCGATCCGCGGCTGGCTCACGAGACGCTCTTGGTGGGAACGCGGGTGCTGCTCAACGAGGCGTTTGCGGTCGTTGGCGATCTCGGCTTCGACTTTTCCGGCCCCGTGGTGAAGGTTCTCGACGTGCTACCGGACAACCGGCTGCGCGTGGGCCACGAAGGCGTGGGCGGGAGCTTCGTGGTGATTCGTTCGACCCCGCTGGCCAAGGAGCGGATCAAGGCCGGGCTCGAAATCCGGATCGACGGCTTCTCCCGGGTGGCACTCGAGGTCGTGGCGACCTCGAGGACCAAGCACCGTCTGCTCGACCAGGTCCCGGAGCTTCCGTGGGAGAAGATCGGGGGCCAGAAGGAGGCGGTGGGAGCCGTTCGGGATGCCGTGGAGCTGCCTTTCCTCCATGCGGACCTCTTCGCCAAGTATCACCACCACGTCCCGAAGGGATTCTTGCTCCACGGGCCGCCGGGATGCGGGAAGACCCTCTTGGGGAAGGCGACGGCGTACAACCTGACGCGCCAGCTTCGGGAACGGACCGGAGAGGAGCGCAAGGAGTTCTTCCTCCACGTCAAGGGGCCGGAGATTCTCAACATGTGGGTCGGCGAGTCGGAGCGGCAGGTGCGTGACCTCTTCGAGCAGGCTCGGGAGCTGGCCCGCGAGGGCTTTCTCCCCTTCATCTTCATCGACGAGGCCGAATCGATCCTGGGTACCCGGCGCGCAGGACGCTTCAACAGCATCCTCAATACGCTCGTCCCCATGTTCTGTGCCGAGATGGACGGGATCGAGTCGATGCGCGAGGTAGTGATCATCCTGGCCTCCAACCGCGCAGATCTGATCGACCCGGCCATCCTTCGACCGGGCCGCATCGATCGAAAGATCAAGGTCAACCGGCCGGATCGCGCGGGATCGGGCGAAATCTATCGAATCTACCTTCACGCCGATCTCCCCTATGCCCCGGAGCTCTTGAAGCAGGCGGGCGAGGATCGGCAAAAGGCGATCGACTTGCTCGTCGAAGGGGTGCTGGACGCCCAGTTCGCCCGTGCCGAAGAGAACCGCTTCCTGGAGATCACCTACCGGAGCGGGAGAAAGGAATACCTCTATCGCGGCGACCTGATCAGCGGGGCCATCATCGCCTCGATCGTCGAGCGGGCCAAGGAGCTGGCGATCAAGCGGGCGATCTCCGATCCGTCGGATCACGGCTTGCGGCTGGAGGACCTGTTGACAGCGCTCGATATCGAGTATCTTGAGAATGACATCTTCCCGCCGTCGGATATCACGGAAGACTGGCTGAAGCTCGTCGACTGCGATCCGCAGAACGTAGTTCGGCTGGCTCCGGTGGTGCGGCGGGAGGGGGGGACGATGCGTCAGGTCGTTTGA
- a CDS encoding ubiquitin-like protein UBact: MPEQVQKTHPVRPGPGPGGEGPGPRAPRVDRPNTEEILKRMRKVDPDQAKRYRQRTGE; encoded by the coding sequence ATGCCAGAACAAGTGCAAAAGACACATCCGGTCCGTCCCGGCCCGGGTCCGGGAGGAGAGGGACCGGGCCCGAGAGCGCCGAGAGTCGATCGGCCGAACACCGAAGAGATCCTCAAGCGGATGCGCAAGGTCGACCCCGATCAGGCGAAGCGCTATCGGCAGCGGACTGGGGAATAG
- a CDS encoding NAD(P)/FAD-dependent oxidoreductase, protein MPHYTYLIIGGGMAADAAVRGIREVDPTGSIGLLASEPELPYNRPPLSKGLWKGEAFDSIWCHTPEAGVTFHRSCTARSLDLSAKTVTAEGGATFSFDKLLLATGGDARRLPTASQRILYFRTLADYRKLRSWSESEERICVLGGGFIGSEIAAALALQGKRVTLLFAEAGIGGRIFPEGLSLFLNDYYRQKGVEVLARQTVSSVEEQQGLLTLQLGQGRLSVGAMVAGIGISPNVGLAKEARLAVENGIVVDELLRTGHPDVYAAGDVAAFFQPALGQRLRFEHEDNARQMGLAAGRNMAGKEAKYDHIPFFYSDLFDLGYEAVGLLDNRLEVFCDWKEEYRSGVIFYLDRRRVRGVLLWNVWGQVDAARALLAEPGPFQAADLRGRIPA, encoded by the coding sequence ATGCCCCACTATACCTATCTGATCATCGGCGGCGGGATGGCGGCCGATGCGGCCGTTCGCGGAATCCGGGAAGTCGATCCGACGGGGTCGATCGGCCTGCTCGCTTCCGAGCCTGAGCTTCCCTACAACCGGCCGCCGCTCTCCAAGGGGCTCTGGAAAGGGGAAGCCTTCGACTCCATCTGGTGCCATACGCCCGAGGCGGGAGTGACCTTTCACCGCAGCTGCACCGCCCGCTCCCTGGATCTTTCCGCCAAAACGGTCACGGCGGAAGGGGGTGCCACCTTTTCCTTCGATAAGCTGCTGCTCGCGACCGGCGGGGATGCGCGCCGTCTTCCGACAGCCAGCCAGCGGATCCTCTATTTCCGTACGCTGGCCGATTACCGGAAGCTCCGCTCGTGGAGCGAGTCGGAGGAGAGGATCTGCGTGCTCGGGGGAGGCTTCATCGGCTCAGAGATCGCCGCAGCCTTGGCCCTCCAGGGGAAGCGCGTAACCCTCCTCTTCGCGGAGGCGGGAATCGGCGGCAGGATCTTTCCCGAGGGACTCTCGCTGTTTCTCAATGACTATTACCGCCAGAAGGGAGTCGAGGTGCTCGCCCGGCAGACCGTCTCCTCCGTTGAGGAGCAGCAGGGGCTACTGACCCTACAGCTCGGCCAGGGGCGACTTTCGGTCGGCGCCATGGTCGCAGGCATCGGCATCTCCCCCAACGTCGGGCTAGCGAAGGAAGCACGCTTGGCGGTCGAAAACGGCATCGTGGTCGACGAGCTTCTCCGCACCGGCCATCCCGATGTCTATGCCGCAGGGGACGTGGCGGCTTTCTTCCAACCCGCCCTCGGGCAGCGGCTCCGCTTCGAGCATGAGGACAACGCCCGCCAGATGGGCCTCGCCGCCGGTCGAAACATGGCCGGGAAAGAAGCGAAATACGACCACATCCCTTTCTTCTACTCGGACCTCTTCGACCTCGGCTACGAGGCCGTCGGTCTCCTCGACAACCGGCTCGAGGTCTTCTGCGATTGGAAGGAGGAGTACCGCAGCGGGGTCATTTTCTACTTGGACCGGCGGCGGGTCCGCGGGGTGCTGCTCTGGAACGTCTGGGGCCAGGTCGATGCAGCCCGCGCGCTCCTTGCCGAGCCCGGACCCTTCCAGGCCGCCGATCTGCGCGGGCGGATCCCGGCCTGA
- a CDS encoding proteasome accessory factor PafA2 family protein, whose amino-acid sequence MDKQRPIPAWPIYFGLETEFGIAVRENAEIDVVEESIHLVRAAAQLGSPNLWDYTREDPHRDARGFRAKELRQDGDEANFFSQDRQRPYSFEEIKSDFVLRNGARFYNDHTHPEYSTPECSTLLELVAQDKAGERILEECARAASRKRNHTVCLYKNNSDFAGHSYGCHENYLIPRMIPWDRIVEGMMAFLVTRQIFGGAGKLGWEKEDQGMVGGFQISQRADFFTELVGIDTMNRRPLINTRDEPHANPKLYRRFHVIVGDSNLSEYATWLKVGTTALVLEALQYDRVPRRFFLADPLYAHRSISRDQTNRWEVDLAHSGATTATELQNDYADWVGRYVDLDHPEKRAVWKSWKETVELLQKGPNALRDRLDWVAKRSLLETFREEQNLSWNDPWLQSVDLEYHLMDRDRGLYYALESGGEISRISREEDIYRAIQQPPNASRAYVRGKCIQKFARDLVNVQWDYIAFRWKGQTYRVELSSAFPGVDLERYCEVIDRAQLVSDMIEELKLEPIGG is encoded by the coding sequence ATGGACAAGCAAAGACCCATACCAGCGTGGCCGATCTATTTTGGATTGGAGACCGAATTCGGGATTGCGGTTCGGGAAAATGCGGAGATCGATGTCGTCGAGGAGTCGATCCATCTGGTGCGGGCCGCCGCTCAGCTCGGCAGCCCCAACCTCTGGGATTACACGCGGGAGGATCCCCACCGTGACGCCCGCGGCTTCCGGGCGAAGGAGCTGCGCCAGGACGGGGACGAGGCGAACTTTTTCTCCCAGGACCGCCAGCGGCCCTACAGCTTCGAGGAGATCAAGAGCGACTTCGTCCTGCGCAACGGAGCCCGCTTCTACAACGACCACACCCATCCCGAATATTCGACCCCGGAATGCTCCACCCTCCTGGAGCTGGTGGCGCAGGACAAGGCGGGGGAACGGATCCTCGAGGAGTGTGCCCGGGCGGCGAGCCGGAAGCGGAATCACACGGTCTGCCTCTACAAGAACAACAGCGATTTCGCCGGGCACAGTTACGGCTGCCACGAAAACTACCTGATCCCGCGGATGATCCCCTGGGATCGGATCGTCGAGGGGATGATGGCCTTCCTGGTCACCCGCCAGATCTTCGGGGGGGCCGGAAAGCTCGGCTGGGAGAAGGAAGACCAGGGAATGGTCGGTGGCTTTCAAATTTCCCAGCGCGCCGACTTTTTCACCGAGCTCGTGGGCATCGACACCATGAACCGGCGGCCGCTGATCAACACGCGGGATGAGCCCCACGCCAACCCCAAGCTCTACCGGCGCTTCCACGTCATCGTGGGTGACTCCAACCTTTCGGAGTATGCGACCTGGCTCAAGGTCGGTACCACGGCCCTGGTGCTGGAGGCCCTCCAGTACGACCGCGTGCCGCGCCGCTTCTTCCTGGCCGATCCGCTCTACGCCCATCGGAGCATCTCTCGGGACCAGACCAATCGCTGGGAGGTGGATCTCGCCCATTCGGGGGCGACCACCGCCACCGAGCTGCAGAACGACTACGCCGATTGGGTCGGCCGCTACGTCGATCTCGACCACCCCGAGAAGCGGGCGGTCTGGAAGAGCTGGAAAGAGACGGTGGAGCTGCTGCAAAAGGGTCCCAATGCCTTGCGCGATCGGCTCGATTGGGTCGCCAAGCGATCCTTGCTGGAGACCTTCCGCGAGGAGCAGAACCTTTCCTGGAACGACCCCTGGCTCCAGAGCGTCGACCTCGAATATCACCTGATGGATCGGGACCGGGGTCTCTATTACGCCCTCGAATCGGGGGGCGAGATCAGCCGGATTTCCCGGGAAGAGGATATCTACCGGGCGATCCAGCAGCCGCCCAACGCCTCCCGCGCCTACGTCCGGGGCAAGTGCATTCAAAAGTTCGCCCGGGATCTGGTCAACGTCCAATGGGACTACATCGCTTTCCGCTGGAAGGGGCAGACCTACCGGGTCGAGCTTTCTTCGGCCTTTCCGGGAGTCGACCTGGAGCGCTACTGCGAGGTGATCGACCGCGCCCAGCTCGTCTCCGATATGATCGAGGAGTTGAAGCTCGAGCCGATCGGCGGCTAG